The sequence GTCatagctttttaaattaataaaatataataattgattaatgtCATAATGGGTTGACCCTTGTTTTTtccttagtaataataaaaatatttttactactcaacattttttgacattttatctGTAGATATTATCCTTAAATTTTCACAAATGATTTAAAACCCTATGTATTATTAATGAACTTTAAGTAGTTGATTCTGCATTCAGGTGGTCAGTATGTACCTCTGAATATTCTGGAGAAAACCCCAgtccttaaaaattttaagtttaattttcttttattaattttttatttttgtaaaatttataggaaaaattTTGAGTGATGTGCATTGCTGTGTACAAACAAAAACATTGTAAGTTCTGAAAATGTCTACTGGCATATCAAAACTAAGTCTGTTAAAGACTGCAAcacaaagagaaaattttaataatttttacagaatactaaaaaaccctttttttaattagatgattaaaaataataatcagtcatgaatattgcataaattttcacaatatccatctgaaaatttaaaaaattcacttttgttTTACATAGGGCTAAATAAAATGCATCAGAATGTTTGAGAATGTTTAAACATTGTTTGGATCAAGTGTGATCtactttttcatattaattaaaaaagttttttttaattaaaaagttctgAAAACTGTACCACCAATTCATTATAGAggattagtttattaaaaactcGTTTATGTCTCATTAAAACAGCGCTtgtaaagtaaatgaataaataactctttcttaaattttaaatgtttgttgatggtaaaaaaaaatgttaacaaaataaatggcGATATTTTTACTCTAGGGAAACtagttttatgttaattgtttgaaatcatttcattattcaaCGCATTTggtttttgttgtaaaaacaaatttttaaaatcagattaaacagatttttaaaatctttcagttttatctttttttaaacagtggTTATTGACatgacattttatcttttttttgtagttaatcttgctgataaataaaaatcgaatgaAGGTtgctagtttttaaaattttgtgtttcttattattaaaatgaaaatataaatatgctttgccaatgttttagttttaatgcTTGGTATCCACTGAGGATTTGCTACTTGCCAAATATTGTGCATGTTAGAGTTcagtgataataaataattggttaTGATTTTCTTctcaacatttttttggaaagaaattgGAATGAGGAATACCAATAAGAAGCTAATACAAGCATATGAGTTATTTAGAAATACTTAATAACAGATTCCTAAACAGTTACATCAGATGGAGATCTACCAATCAGTTATTACTTTCATGTgactggtagaaggaaaaattaatatgacagtataaaattttatgttatacagGAATATGATGATAATTCTAAATGTATTAAACcttcaaaaacttttgaaaactgTTTATGTATTATTGATTTACTGAAAGAATCCTATGAATATTGATTTATCTTTTtgccttaatttatttttacctttttgcctttatttatttattatcctgaCTGTGATTacatgaagttttaaaatttcctgACCCAGCATTTAATATTGTGTTGCAGGAGTGACCATTTATCAGTTGCCAAAAGTGAACGAAGcacttttgtaatgttttgtgtGAATCTTCTCattttatcaagaaaatatttgtatttacaaaaaccAGGCAGCAGTTACTCTAATCAGAAATTTTTACTCagtttttatgttagattttaatGAATTGCTACCTTTTTACATGTTTCAAAAATAGCAAATCTTTGTAAGGATTTATTAAATGAAGATATTTGGATTTATAATTTGTAGCTAAAGGCCTAAtcacaaatgttttatttattcaggtTGAAACAGCAGTTgtttatgttaatgaattttaatagaatttatggaaattttaattgGTACGAGCTGTTTGAAATGGTTTTATATATCTGTTACTGTCTGCCTTCCCTTTTGAACTCTTCAAATTTTCACCACTTTTGTCATCCAGttgatttgaaattttagatataatagtaaaaaaatgatatatcatTGCTGAACTTAATtcactgtttaattaatttacaattagatGTATTTTTTATGGAATACACTGTAAAAGAAAGAATGACTATTTACTATTCTGGAAGTATGGAAGTATGATACTATAGAATCAGGATGTCTTTTTAGCAGACTCAAGGATTCAATCAAAGATTTAAATTAACTGGGAATAAATTCTTCATCTGCCTACTTTTAAGTTTCACTACATGTGTTAAGTATAATatgttttgtagaaaataatgtattttaagaaattttgaacaATGGTGTTACTTAAGTGCACtgaagataacaaaaattaagcATTGTGTGtctagaaaaattgtttaattatgttagcaactaaaaatagaaatttagggTGCTCATCAATACAAatgaaattgacaaaaaatatttgaatctagaattttagaaaaaaaaaattatcaaaggcCAGCTCATTGTTTATAACAGTGACCACTCtacacttattatttttgtgattattgttttgtattttttactgtttattgtgTTTACTAGAAGTAGAATAAagagtagattaaaaatttttttgtgtttgtaaaattttcaacataatgaAGCAAAGTGTGCCAAGTGGCAGGTGGTTGTACTCACAGATTATGGggctttgttttatttcttgaaatttgtttttctttggacttatagaaaatattaataattatttaaaataaaagggtatttttattataataatttaagccAAATATTTTTCAGGAAACCCAGGTGAGGTTGAAGAAATGCCTTGTTTGGGATGTTTTTTCTCtcagtttgaataaaatttattgcaactGTTAAgacatttttaacataaagataaTCATAAATTTCATCTTAGATTTCTAAAGTATTTTGTTATACGTTAATTATGAtcagatatattttatatgaaatatacagtaaaagaaaaaatgaatatctactactaaaaatatataagtctCCAAATAGAGGATACCTGTATTGTATATTcctgtatattatttatagttaaatttaaaatatgtgtaaagttgagtacatttaatattttccattaacagtTTCTTACAgctattttatacaaattaaaactaggACAGTCTGTAACAACAATACCCACTGTAGGCTTCAATGTAGAAACGGTTacctataaaaatgttaaatttaatgtttggGTAAGTATATTTGTTACATAAAGTTGATTAAAAAGATCTTTTATTTGATAAACAATATTTCTAGTTACCATTCAAAGCACCCATTTTGCCTGCAATAGTTTGTTcactaattatattattgtttcatattGATATTAAAACTGAAGGATTGATATCAGAACAATAAAGTAGTatcaacattttttgtaacaaagttagtgatataaactttatttttagtttttccattCTGCTTGTGAATTGGAGTTGGTATTGGAATGGTTTTTTTCAGTTTCTGAAAGTCCCTTGGATAGCTTGAAGTAGAGACATAACAAGATAGGCATTCTTATCCAAATCTTCTGTATTTTTTGTactaaacagaattaaaaaataaatattgtgctGCTACAATTGGGTTTGTTAAACTAGCTTTGATTACTCTGGATATAAAATAATGGTTGTATTATAGTTAGtggatttctttaaatattatttatttcaacttactatgtaaatgtaaaataacatttttatgttaaaagtaggaaataaaatggtaaataataaaaatgtgctgaaacgtaaaaattaatttttagaatcaaattcaacaattataacaaccagatataaaaaaagtatgatttatgTTTTGCAGGACATGTTCTAATtattgcttaatttaaattttataatattagagtatttaaaaaatacaataaattactaaaagtaatattcttttttataattttagttgttttatcaCCTTCACTAATGTCCAAAGAGTttaatcataacaaaattaataattcaaaaaatcatactctatacattataaatatcatttttgtttattgattcagtatacatttttataaataaaaagtacaaaaacacAGGAATTGCAATTTAATACAACACAAACACATAGACTAACTCCAGCCATGAAATAAATGTTAGTTTGTAACATCAAAGCACAGGTAATAATATAGATAAACTGTTCCAATtgaaactaaaaacaataaataaaggcTACGAAAagtaccagtgttctttgaatttctaataatagaaatatccttttcaattttttgacaGTTGCATTTTGAACTGCATTATGTCTATCAAAAGAATTATCAGCTGCTTCCAAGGTTAAAGTGCTGCTTTGTTGTATAACAAAAGATTTGGCTAATTCGTTGTTTATTTTGGtgttttgtgtttcagatgcatgtaggcatgtttttatatatgttttcttataacgtaacattgtataaattttgttataagagTAGTTAAAAGTGAACATTACATGTATGTTGACAATTAACTGTTTGTGTAGGTTACACAAATAATGTTGTTTGTGTAACTTTTCATGATTGTAAAATGTGATTATGCTTATGActttacatttatgaataaataactcTTTAAATCTCAGTGAAGAATCACAACTCTAAATAGTAaaccgtcaatttttttttaattgagataaaAGTTGTACTTTGAAATATCATTATATTGGTTTTGTGAAACATGTCTTGTAAATCAGTCTTTTGCTTATCTGTACTATGAGGTAATTATAATGCACTTGTGTTAGTTCTACTCTACTGTTATTGTGCTACATGAATGCTATGCATCTATATGATCCTCAGTAGATGAGTTAACAAAAGAATGtgttaaaacataacataatgaTTTGCTTGTCGTAATTCTTAAGGTGCTTTCAACTTGTAAGCTTGATAGGTTTTGGCCAGCCTTGTGCACAACTCCTCAAGAGGTACATCTTTGTTGGAAGCTGCATGTTGTTGATCAACAATTTTGGGTAGACAGTTTAAGAACAAGCTTCCAAAGGTTGCTTTTCTTTCTGGTTCTCATGTCCATAAGGATACATCTCAAAACCCTATGATGGGCCCCTAAGTACCCTATGGACACAACATTGTCTGGTATGAATGAAGTTTTAACTTCTTTATGGCTCTATAAATACACCATGATATTAAACGAATTTTTTCAAGATAGTATATTATTCACTTCAGTGCTAAATATTTCAGATTTGCTGACGACTGATCATTTAAAACTGTTAGTCAGCTTGACCATTTATATTCAACCGTACTACAAATTTCTGTAAAACTCCATGAAACTGTTGTTTATTGGTCATTTTTATTTCCAAAGTTAGTCTCTGGCCCAATTTGAAGTTACTTTGACAAAATCTAAGTTAAACCTAGCTGAACTGTGTTTTAGTTTACTCACAGTTCATTTAGGccagagaaaaaattaatgtttcttttgcattaaatttcttaattttttaatgcatatattttGGCTTCGAATTGGAGTAACATATTGTAGAATGTGTGGTTGCTTTTGTTTCATGACTGGATgacaaaatattagtaaaattggaattttttatttatattttaatccaggcgatatctgttttaaaatgggcaTATTTGGACTTCTTCTGTgtgattgctaattttttttgctttaatgcctctagaatatcatcagaaatgagtATTTTGTTATGCACCAGTTGAAAAAcatgtgcttaaatttttattcaacaaaattaaaaaaaatcacaaaaatattcatttttttactatttccctagataacttgataactgttcattttagagaaaaggccgaaacagaaaaaatttatgttattaaattttacacacaatatcattggttgcaaatcgaaaaatacattattattgatggAAAAGTAGCAATAACtatcaaaaaagtgaaaaaaaaaaaagattttttggaaatttcttttgaatactTATATTATACATAGGACCATTAGATTTTGccccaaaaaaactttttgatatgataaagcaacacccaaatttcaacaaaatcggtctttccaatccaaattttaaaatgtgatttttcaaaattgtgtagAACCTGAAATAGTCTttacataattgaaaatttaatcacgtATAAAAGCTCTCAACCTtccaaatgcattttgaaaatttaaattggttAAGTAGGAGGAGAGCgtagggaatttttcaaacaattacaattataacaaaaaaaaacgtttttttttaatctatgtcTGTAAGCTAAAAGTTCAAAATATCGTACTGCCAAATGcgaattattgctaaatattaatttatcgataataatttattacaaaaatcacaCAATGGCAGTCAATTTTGACGTTATATCTCCAGAGATAATTAACTAatcaaaacttcttttttttaagaatcatcaaaaaattaatcattaaaatagtaattttcttaataatattttctttttatcttttgttcAGGATGTTGGGGGACAAGATAAAATACGACCACTATGGCGTCACTATTACACAGGAACACAAGGTCTCATATTTGTTGTTGATTGTGCAGACAGAGATAGAATCGATGAAGCTAGACAAGAACTTCATCGAATTATTAATGATCGTGAGATGCGAGATGCTATTATCTTGATATTTGCTAATAAACAGGATCTTCCAGATGGTAAACATTCTGAATTCTATAaacatatctaataatataataatgtatttattttaactaagtgataataataatacaaccttTAATACTTACTCTTGAACTAAccttttaatacataattttgctgattattttttaaacttctggtaaatttgtgatttttcagACTAAGTATTGTCTGTTAATTGAATTATTCTATGTTAAGTAGCTGATGTGGTTAATCAAAATCTGGACTATTAGCTGTTATATTTTGCATCACAACCTTGGATTTGCATTTACTGTTTATGTATCTATCTACAAGGCTGTAGAAAAAACTTCCACCATATGGTAGTGCTTCAGCCTCATCTTACCCTAAATTTCTGAGCTATAGCCcacatcagtttttctttttttccatgtaatgtgaaaaaaaaatgtagctatgtatttaaatgtatgtagtacataaattatgtatgtatataaatgtgtgtaggtatatttaaaaaaaaaaattctgatttgaaccgatgagccttcccctaagatccaaatatttcattaattaaaattttatttggctataacttgaatcagtgaaaataagtagtaccacttatgatacatcgttgaaaagcttccaatgagggcttattactgtagttaagaaaaagtccaaaatccaaatttttttggattttgggctttttttggacacttttagttcagtcaattacaatcaaaaggggaagtgcacaactagatgttacaacagtcctaaatccaaaatatcaacaccCTAAGGCtgatcatttttgagttatgtgagatatgtacgtacagacgtcacgctgaaactagtcaaaatggattcagggatggtcgaaatagatatttccgttaaaacctgaaaactgaacttttttgtgatcacaatacttcctttactttgtatacttttcctttactttactttaaatacttcctttacttcgtataaggaagtaatataTGACTATTAATTTGAgttaccgggttggtctagtggtgaacacgtcttcccaaatcagctgatttggaagtcgagagttccagcattcagtgtcctagtaaagccagttatttttacacggatttgaatactagatcgtggatactggtgttcttaggtggttgggtttcaattaaccacatgtctcaggaatagtcgaactgagaatgtacaacactacatttcatttacactcatacatatcatcctcattcatcctctgaagaattatctaaacggtagttactggagggtaaacaggaaaaagaaaattcaagctttttaatattgtgttgtgTTCACAGTTTGGCAAGTATATTGAGAGactaataaactaaaaactaaaaattttgtataaatataatttatttctctagagatatataaacaaaataagtgataaaaataataataatgactataaataaatataacattcttcttttcattattactctctatttctttcttcttaattggatgGAATCCATTATACTGGACCTGTTACAATACTATCCGTAATTCTGAGTTATTTCCAAACTTTTTTATTGACCTACCattaattaccattaatttaCCATTACCATTACCATTAATTTATTGACCTACAATTAAAGGTGAAGTTACGATACAAAACACATACTCTTATGTCACCTGACATAAGATATGCTCCTGCATAGATTACACACAATTACTTTGgcatttaattatcaatttatgaaCTGTATGTGTCAATTTTGTCTGAACTGTTAGATTGCATTCATTGCTGAATTAAAGATGGTTtgctttttttgttcaaaattacttAAGTTGTCTGTTGAACTACTCAGATAATTtgcaacttatttattaattttattctgaacaacattgataatttaaaaaaaaaattaacgcttgctttatttatgattgtattagtgtatttataaagctttaaaagtgtactttttaataagtttaaggTTAAAGTTTTATTCTTTAGTTGAGGTAAATTAACTCAATAGTCCATTAATATAagtttgtaatgttttttcttctttatttgtaatgatttttacaGCTATGAAGCCACATGAGATCCAGGAGAAACTTGGACTGACACGTATTCGAGACAGAAATTGGTATGTTCAGCCCTCATGTGCGACAACTGGTGATGGACTTTATGAGGGCTTAACATGGCTCACCAGTAATCACAAGCTATGAGACTCACAGGAATGCCACACTTGCCAACCACTGCCGTCTTCATCTTTATTTTGCCTGTTGTTAATTTTGTCAGTTAATTACATTGTAATGTGTACTTCGTATACTTTTTGCAATTGCTGTTAATATCATTAAGATTGTCTCAGCATACTTCATATTGTGTGCAAATACTCAAGAATATTAAGATTTTTGCAGTATTTATGTGAAAactgtgttttataaatatttttcacaagcaattaatttaagaaagtacatatatttatatatattttcaattttattttcattaaaagtatacataaaacattaattataatgaatgaaaataaagtagaGATAGAAGTGCCGTACAAGTaatgaattgtaaaaatttattactgaaaagaaaaaccaacattaaatttttctttttaatacatctGTTATTAACATcatcatattttatgtataattttatattctaacatTTAAGCAgttgtgttttaacatttttatgtgatAACTTTTACAATGTTGAATGTAAGCTGCATCTTAACAAATTAGGTTCCatgccttttttaaataaatatattaaaatttatatagaatcaTAGTTTAAAACCAAATTGTGTTATTTGGgactaattaattcaaaattattgtctATTGTTCATCTGTAAAAACTCTCTTTTTTTTGTCCCTGGCAGGGTGAAATTCACAAAGGGAGGTGCAAAGAAGCCTTTAGAATTATGAAAAGTTTGTATCAGTAAAGTGAAGTTGATAGTTTCATTATGTAGATAAGGAAGGATTGTGCATTaatattatgaagttttttttacattaacagttCTTGTACATAAAAACTTCCCACATTAGGGCCCATTACTATTCCAGTTCATAAGATTCTATTTAAGGAAGTGCCCAGTTTTGTTAGACACtctaataaacaaacatattatttCCTTATGCTGTATAACCATTCCTCTGCATTGTAAAGTTGTAGTAGAATATCTGTTTTTGCTAAATCACAAAGGTTGTTTTCGATGTGCAGAACATCTGTCGTATATAAAATGAAGCATcagaacaaatatattttgtcattaatttttttttaattagaagattTAACTGATTAATGGATGATTAACCAAAAATACTAagacatattttatacaaaatactcTCTACATTCATAAATGTATCTCAGTACTGATATCAGGCATGAAGATAAAAGATACTTGATCCACATTAGGACACAAGTGCAGGCTgcagcttatattaattttaattttggataaaaattgcAGCTTATATTATAAGCAGAATGATGTTTATAGTTCTGAATACAAATATTAAGCATTGTGTGAACATTTAGAAGGTTGTTCAAAgtttctttgaaataattattttttgttataattaatattctccatttaattattttctgtttataattgtGAGAATTGCTGTATAAagatagattattaataattaattgataaattgtaTGTGctcatttaaattttagattcatTAAAATGTTGATTATCAGTATTAgtgattaaaattttctgatcaAATATAAGTGGGCgtgttttgttattatattttatgtatttacttttttgactTGAAATTTCCTCATTGAAGATTTCCTGCTAATTAATacagaatactttaaaaaaatattttatcatttaattaatcatgtcattaaatttaagtaataagtaCGTGTTAAGtcctcatttatatattttaattccatttttccCACATCATtcacattttaatgttatatctGGAATTTTTCATATGCATAATACATTCTTTACTAACATTTTCTACTTCCTAGGCAAGTCTCTGAATCCCGCTCATAAATTGATTTGGTGACCTCCTGTCAACCCACCCCTTGTCAGTTATGGTCTATTGtgcttttattatgttttcagtAC comes from Lycorma delicatula isolate Av1 chromosome 3, ASM4794821v1, whole genome shotgun sequence and encodes:
- the Arf6 gene encoding ADP-ribosylation factor 6; translation: MGKLLSKIFGNKEMRILMLGLDAAGKTTILYKLKLGQSVTTIPTVGFNVETVTYKNVKFNVWDVGGQDKIRPLWRHYYTGTQGLIFVVDCADRDRIDEARQELHRIINDREMRDAIILIFANKQDLPDAMKPHEIQEKLGLTRIRDRNWYVQPSCATTGDGLYEGLTWLTSNHKL